A single window of Polaribacter sp. SA4-10 DNA harbors:
- a CDS encoding MGMT family protein has product MKDSDNFFERVYKVTRLIPYGRVTSYGEIAKYLGAARSARMVGWAMNKAHSLEDVPAHRVVNRKGLLTGKHHFDGTNLMQQLLESEGIVVIDNQIQDLEKVLWIPLNEL; this is encoded by the coding sequence ATGAAAGATTCAGATAATTTTTTTGAAAGAGTATATAAAGTTACACGCTTAATCCCTTATGGAAGAGTAACTAGTTATGGTGAAATTGCTAAATACTTAGGAGCTGCACGTTCTGCAAGAATGGTGGGTTGGGCAATGAATAAAGCGCATAGTTTAGAAGATGTTCCTGCGCATAGAGTTGTAAATAGAAAAGGTTTATTAACGGGGAAGCATCATTTTGATGGGACAAATTTAATGCAACAATTACTCGAAAGCGAAGGAATTGTTGTTATTGATAATCAAATTCAAGATTTAGAAAAAGTACTTTGGATTCCTTTAAATGAGTTGTAA
- a CDS encoding Mrp/NBP35 family ATP-binding protein: MSFKKQDIYKALETITAPGEGKSLIENKNVTNVVAFGGEVIVDVTINNPTLQAKKKIESEITKAIKTNVAEDIDVKINVKVEKPAEKENPNLIRGKEIPTIKNIIAIASGKGGVGKSTITANTAVALAKMGFKVGVLDADIYGPSMHLMFDVEKAKPLSVKVDGRSKMKPVENYGVKLLSLGFFTNPNQAVIWRGPMASKALNQLIFDADWGELDFLLIDLPPGTGDVHLSIVQALPISGAVIVSTPQNIALADAKKGVAMFQQESINVPVLGIIENMAYFTPEELPENKYYIFGKDGAKNLAKDIDTKFLGEIPLVQSIRESGDVGRPVALQEGTVLEKAFNEISREMVAELLKRNKNLPPTEVVRITTMSGCSAVKK, encoded by the coding sequence ATGAGTTTTAAAAAACAAGATATATATAAAGCGTTAGAAACTATTACAGCTCCTGGAGAAGGTAAAAGTTTAATTGAAAATAAAAATGTTACAAATGTTGTAGCTTTTGGAGGTGAGGTTATTGTAGATGTTACAATAAATAACCCAACTTTACAGGCGAAAAAGAAAATTGAATCAGAAATTACAAAGGCAATTAAAACAAATGTAGCTGAAGACATTGATGTGAAAATTAATGTAAAAGTTGAAAAACCTGCGGAAAAAGAGAATCCAAATTTAATTAGAGGAAAAGAGATCCCTACTATTAAAAATATTATTGCAATTGCATCGGGTAAAGGTGGCGTTGGTAAATCTACAATTACAGCAAATACAGCAGTTGCATTAGCAAAAATGGGCTTTAAAGTAGGCGTTTTAGATGCAGATATTTATGGGCCTTCTATGCATTTAATGTTTGATGTAGAAAAAGCAAAACCATTATCTGTAAAAGTAGATGGGCGTTCTAAAATGAAACCCGTAGAAAATTATGGCGTAAAATTATTATCTTTAGGTTTTTTTACAAATCCTAATCAAGCCGTAATTTGGCGTGGACCTATGGCTTCTAAAGCATTAAATCAATTAATTTTTGATGCAGATTGGGGCGAATTAGATTTTTTACTAATCGACTTGCCTCCAGGAACAGGAGATGTGCATTTATCAATTGTGCAAGCATTGCCAATTAGCGGTGCAGTGATTGTAAGTACGCCTCAAAATATTGCTTTGGCAGATGCAAAAAAAGGAGTAGCAATGTTTCAACAAGAAAGTATCAATGTTCCTGTTTTAGGAATTATAGAAAATATGGCATATTTTACCCCAGAAGAGTTGCCAGAAAATAAATATTACATCTTTGGAAAAGATGGAGCAAAGAATTTAGCGAAAGATATTGATACAAAATTTTTAGGAGAAATTCCTTTAGTACAAAGTATTAGAGAATCTGGAGATGTTGGGCGCCCTGTTGCATTGCAAGAAGGAACAGTATTAGAAAAAGCTTTTAATGAGATTTCGAGAGAAATGGTAGCAGAATTATTAAAAAGAAACAAAAATCTACCACCAACAGAAGTTGTTAGAATTACAACAATGAGTGGTTGTAGCGCAGTAAAAAAATAA
- a CDS encoding homogentisate 1,2-dioxygenase gives MPFYHKLGNIPPKRHTQFRKKDGTLYYEQLFGTIGFDGMSTNSYHEYRPTMVKEIRKQYSVKPKIAKANNIKSYRFRGFQVPPENDYLESRKIVLTNSDCNIILAAPKKSTEDYFYKNTDADEVIFIHKGTGKLRTHLGNLDFKYGDYLVIPRGVIYKLDFDDENNRLFIVESYSPIYTPKRYRNHFGQLLEHSPFCERDLRRPYELETNYELGDFLIKVKKQGEIIEMIYASHPFDVVGYDGYNYPYAFSIHDFEPITGRIHQPPPVHQTFETNAFVICSFVPRMYDYHPDSIPAPYSHSNIDSDEVLYYVDGDFMSRNDIDQGHISLHPSGIPHGPHPGTAEKSIGKTKTEELAVMVDTFKPLQVTEEAMKIADEEYYKSWLE, from the coding sequence ATGCCTTTTTATCATAAATTAGGAAATATTCCACCAAAAAGACACACACAGTTTCGTAAAAAAGACGGGACTTTATATTACGAGCAATTGTTTGGTACAATTGGGTTTGACGGTATGTCTACCAATTCTTACCACGAATACAGACCAACAATGGTTAAAGAAATTCGCAAACAATATTCTGTTAAACCAAAAATAGCAAAAGCAAATAATATTAAATCGTACCGTTTTAGAGGATTTCAAGTTCCGCCAGAAAACGATTATTTAGAAAGCAGAAAAATTGTCTTAACAAATTCTGATTGTAATATTATATTAGCAGCACCAAAAAAGTCTACAGAAGACTATTTTTATAAAAACACAGATGCAGACGAGGTTATTTTCATTCACAAAGGAACCGGGAAATTAAGAACGCATCTTGGAAATCTTGATTTTAAATACGGCGATTACTTAGTAATTCCTCGTGGAGTTATTTACAAACTAGATTTTGATGATGAAAATAATAGACTCTTTATTGTCGAATCATATTCGCCAATCTATACACCTAAACGCTATAGAAATCATTTTGGTCAATTATTAGAGCATTCTCCTTTTTGCGAGCGAGATTTAAGAAGGCCTTATGAATTAGAAACAAATTACGAACTAGGCGATTTCTTAATCAAAGTAAAAAAACAAGGTGAAATTATAGAAATGATTTACGCTTCACATCCGTTCGATGTGGTAGGTTATGACGGTTATAATTATCCGTATGCATTTTCAATTCACGATTTTGAACCAATAACAGGTCGTATTCATCAACCGCCACCAGTGCACCAAACCTTTGAAACCAATGCGTTTGTAATTTGTAGTTTTGTGCCACGTATGTACGATTATCACCCAGATTCAATTCCTGCACCCTACAGTCATAGTAACATTGATTCAGACGAGGTGTTGTACTATGTAGATGGCGATTTTATGAGCAGAAACGATATCGATCAAGGGCATATTTCTTTGCATCCTTCAGGGATTCCTCACGGTCCACACCCCGGAACTGCAGAAAAAAGTATTGGAAAAACAAAAACAGAAGAATTAGCAGTGATGGTAGATACTTTTAAGCCTTTACAGGTTACCGAAGAAGCAATGAAAATTGCCGATGAAGAGTATTATAAATCTTGGTT
- a CDS encoding NAD(P)/FAD-dependent oxidoreductase yields MITTDILIIGAGPTGLFTVFEAGLLKLRCHLIDALPQVGGQCSEIYPKKPIYDIPAFPEILAGDLTNNLMEQIKQFEPGFTLGERAETIDKQEDGSFIVTTNKGTKHQAPIVAIAGGLGSFEPRKPPIPAISDFEDKGVEYIIRDPEFYRDKKVVISGGGDSALDWSIFLTDVASSVTLIHRRNEFRGALDSVDKVQELKDSGKIKMITPAEVKGIIGTDKVKGVSVIRKGEEEFTIEADHFIPLFGLSPKLGPIANWGLEIEKNAIKVNNALDYQTNIPGIYAIGDVNTYPGKLKLILCGFHEATLMCQSAFQRIFPDKKYVMKYTTVGGVHGFDGTKKEAPKAVIKKIE; encoded by the coding sequence ATGATTACTACAGATATTCTAATTATTGGAGCGGGTCCAACAGGGTTGTTTACCGTTTTTGAGGCGGGTTTATTAAAATTACGATGCCATTTAATTGATGCGTTACCGCAAGTTGGTGGACAATGTTCAGAGATTTATCCAAAGAAACCGATTTATGATATTCCGGCATTTCCAGAAATTTTAGCTGGCGATTTAACGAATAATCTAATGGAACAAATTAAACAATTTGAACCAGGGTTTACACTCGGAGAAAGAGCAGAAACTATAGATAAACAAGAAGATGGTTCTTTTATTGTTACTACAAATAAAGGCACAAAACATCAAGCACCAATTGTTGCAATTGCTGGTGGTTTAGGTAGTTTTGAACCTAGAAAACCTCCAATTCCTGCTATTTCAGATTTTGAAGATAAAGGGGTTGAATACATTATTAGAGATCCAGAATTTTATCGTGATAAAAAGGTGGTCATTTCTGGAGGTGGAGATTCTGCTTTAGATTGGTCTATATTCTTAACAGATGTTGCTTCTTCAGTAACTTTAATTCACAGAAGAAATGAGTTTAGAGGCGCTTTAGATTCTGTTGATAAAGTACAAGAATTAAAAGATTCAGGGAAAATAAAAATGATAACTCCTGCAGAGGTAAAAGGAATTATTGGAACTGATAAGGTTAAAGGTGTTTCAGTTATAAGAAAAGGAGAAGAAGAATTTACAATTGAAGCAGATCATTTTATTCCTCTTTTTGGATTGTCACCAAAACTAGGTCCAATTGCAAATTGGGGATTAGAAATTGAGAAAAACGCTATCAAGGTAAATAACGCATTAGACTATCAAACTAATATTCCGGGTATTTATGCTATAGGAGATGTAAATACATATCCAGGAAAGTTAAAGTTGATTTTATGTGGTTTCCATGAAGCTACTTTAATGTGTCAAAGTGCTTTTCAAAGAATTTTTCCAGACAAAAAATATGTAATGAAATATACTACTGTTGGCGGTGTGCATGGTTTTGATGGAACAAAAAAAGAAGCGCCAAAAGCGGTAATTAAAAAGATTGAGTAA
- a CDS encoding NifU family protein, which produces MTAQETLDNIEKALDEIRPFLINDGGNIKLLSIENNTVKVQLEGACNGCSVNQMTLKNGVEATIKKYAPQIEEVINIA; this is translated from the coding sequence ATGACAGCACAAGAAACATTAGATAATATAGAAAAAGCCTTAGATGAGATTCGTCCATTTTTAATAAATGATGGAGGAAATATTAAGCTTTTGTCAATAGAAAATAACACGGTAAAAGTTCAGCTAGAAGGTGCTTGTAATGGGTGTTCTGTAAATCAAATGACTTTAAAAAATGGAGTGGAAGCTACTATTAAAAAGTATGCACCACAAATTGAAGAGGTAATTAATATTGCTTAA